Part of the Intestinibacillus sp. Marseille-P6563 genome is shown below.
AGCAGGAATAGCGGGCGGAAGTGAGGACGCTTCCTTAAAAGCCTCAACCTTTTATAAATTAAACAACAAAGATTATTCTTTGCAGGCTGCCTAATTAGGCTGGCCCGTCCTGCCTGAGAGGACCACGGCTCGGGACCAGGGCGTCGATCAGTGGTGAACGTGTACGGGTTAAGAGTTGCGCCCGTCATGTAAGATGACTCTACTCAAGCAGTAAGCCTGTTTGCCGGCGTGCTGTGGAGGGAATGTAAAAGGACAAACTGCGCCCGGAGAAGTTCTTGTGGATGTGCTTTCGGACAGGGGTTCAACTCCCCTCGTCTCCACCAAAAAGAGCCAGACGAACACTTGTCGTTCGTCTGGCTCTTCTTTATTGTTGTGCCAGCTGCGCCTTTTCAAACCGCAGCACACCGACTCGCCATGTAATCCACGTGGTAACCGCAATCTTCACCAAATCCCCCGGCAGGTACGGCAGGACGCACAGCGTCAAAGCCGGAACCAAGGCGGTATGGTTCAAAATCATAAACCACGCCGTCCCAAAGGCATAACATGCCGCGAGGCCCACTGCCAAAACAATGGCTAAGTTCCAACGGGCATTTACCAAAGGCATCATAAGACCGATCACAGCCGCTGCCACAACATACCCGACCAAATATCCGCCGGTCGGGCCAGCCAGGACTTGCAGCCCGCCACGCATCCCATTAAACACCGGAGCCCCTACCATGCCAAGCAGTAAATAGACGATCTGGGCGGCTGTCCCCCATTTGAACCCCAATAGGCTGCCCGATAGGAAAACAGCCAGCATG
Proteins encoded:
- a CDS encoding biotin transporter BioY, coding for MKTRQLCYTALFAALTAICSQLAIPTPWQVPISMSMLAVFLSGSLLGFKWGTAAQIVYLLLGMVGAPVFNGMRGGLQVLAGPTGGYLVGYVVAAAVIGLMMPLVNARWNLAIVLAVGLAACYAFGTAWFMILNHTALVPALTLCVLPYLPGDLVKIAVTTWITWRVGVLRFEKAQLAQQ